The following are from one region of the Cyanobium gracile PCC 6307 genome:
- a CDS encoding type II toxin-antitoxin system Phd/YefM family antitoxin: MKGLRVAAMQVNLHDAKTHLSRYVAQALEGEEVVIAKAGRPLVRLVPVAAAPEPRRGGFLEGGAVLGADLKADLAAAIDGLFG; encoded by the coding sequence TTGAAGGGGCTGCGTGTCGCCGCCATGCAGGTCAACCTCCATGACGCCAAGACCCACCTCTCCCGCTATGTGGCCCAGGCGCTGGAAGGGGAGGAGGTGGTGATCGCCAAGGCAGGGCGCCCCTTGGTGCGGCTGGTGCCGGTGGCGGCGGCTCCCGAACCCCGCCGGGGCGGCTTCCTGGAGGGGGGCGCGGTTCTGGGCGCCGATCTCAAGGCCGATCTCGCCGCCGCGATCGACGGCCTGTTCGGCTGA
- a CDS encoding type II toxin-antitoxin system VapC family toxin — protein sequence MSCSEPRSDPQALLLDTQLLLWWAIEPRRLPAGTASLLADPSQPLVFSVVSLWEVAIKSSLGRADFQVEAAALRLGLLGQGFRELPVRAEHALAVQHLPWIHRDPYRCAEEFVFDRLLVVQAQLEGLRLLSADHTLVAYGEHVQVAG from the coding sequence GTGAGCTGCAGCGAACCCCGATCCGACCCCCAGGCCCTGCTGCTCGATACCCAGCTCCTGCTCTGGTGGGCGATCGAACCGCGTCGGCTGCCGGCCGGGACGGCGAGCCTGTTGGCGGATCCTTCCCAGCCCCTGGTGTTCAGCGTCGTGAGTCTGTGGGAAGTGGCGATCAAGTCGTCCCTGGGCCGGGCCGATTTCCAGGTGGAGGCCGCCGCCCTGCGGCTTGGCCTGCTGGGGCAGGGATTCCGCGAACTGCCCGTCCGCGCCGAACACGCACTGGCGGTGCAGCACCTGCCCTGGATCCACCGCGACCCCTACCGCTGCGCGGAAGAGTTCGTCTTTGACCGCCTCTTGGTGGTGCAGGCCCAGCTGGAGGGCCTGAGGCTCCTGAGCGCCGACCACACCCTCGTGGCCTACGGAGAGCACGTGCAGGTCGCGGGCTGA
- a CDS encoding response regulator transcription factor, giving the protein MDLTDLIPGIPTLLVELEDILAGLTTVACLEHMKWLGAFMCITPVQKSLVGAATTEEEGFRLVERQRPSLLVVSQRLQEGTGLSLVERTEALDPAIRTLLIADDANEDLVREALARGCNGICFESGLFMPALRVVAGGGIYYPEPVAAVLRQQPPVAPIEPLTERERVVLNHLMLGLTDQRISQELVVSPETVRTHVKHIFQKLQVDNRTKAVVKSIAAGLINLESALEARTPVTG; this is encoded by the coding sequence GTGGACCTCACGGATCTCATCCCCGGGATCCCCACCCTGCTGGTGGAGCTGGAGGACATCCTTGCCGGCCTGACCACGGTGGCCTGCCTGGAGCACATGAAATGGCTGGGGGCCTTCATGTGCATCACCCCGGTCCAGAAGAGTCTGGTGGGGGCCGCCACGACAGAGGAGGAGGGCTTCCGGCTGGTGGAGCGACAGCGGCCGTCGCTGCTGGTGGTCAGCCAGCGGCTGCAGGAGGGCACCGGGCTCTCGCTGGTGGAGCGCACGGAAGCGCTGGACCCCGCCATCCGGACCCTGCTGATCGCCGACGATGCCAACGAGGACCTGGTGCGGGAGGCCCTGGCCCGGGGCTGCAACGGCATCTGCTTCGAATCGGGCCTGTTCATGCCGGCGCTGCGGGTGGTGGCCGGCGGCGGCATCTACTACCCCGAGCCGGTGGCGGCGGTGCTGCGGCAACAGCCGCCCGTGGCCCCGATCGAACCGCTGACCGAGCGCGAACGGGTGGTGCTGAACCACCTGATGCTGGGTCTGACCGACCAGCGGATCAGCCAGGAGCTGGTGGTCAGCCCCGAAACCGTCAGAACCCACGTGAAGCACATCTTCCAGAAGCTCCAGGTCGACAACCGCACCAAGGCCGTCGTCAAGTCGATCGCCGCCGGGCTGATCAACCTGGAATCGGCTTTGGAGGCTCGCACCCCGGTCACCGGCTGA